GTTCGTTCACCACACCTCCACGTGAGACGTTAACCAGATAAGCCCTCCGCTTCATTAGGCTCAGCTGCTTCCAAGAAATCATGTTGCGGGTGTTCTCGTTAAGGGGTACATGAATAGAAACTATATCTGCATTTTTAAAAACTTCCTCAAGGCCGACAAAGGAGACAAAATGAATAAATTCCTTTTTTCTTTCCTCCGGCAAAAAAGGATCGTAAGCTAAGACTCTCGTTAAAGACATTGTGTAGAAGTAACGCGCCAGTATCTGGCCAATTCTACCGAAACCAACAATGCCAAGTACTTTGCCAGCAACGTCTTGAGGATAGTTCTTGTAACGGATTCCAAAATTACCCTTCCTAACTTCTCTATCAAGGAGGAAGAGTTGTTTTAAAAGGGCAAGAATCAGGGATAAAGTATGTTCAGCAACGGTTGTTGCATTAACGCCAGTGTTAGATGTGACGATGATACCCCTCTCGGTAGCAGCCTGAATATCGACATTGTCTACGCCTGTTCCGGTCCTTGAAATGATCCACAAATCGTCAGCCCTCTCAATAAGGTCACGGGTGATCTTAATACCTGTTCTCAGGATAATTGCTCTAGCCTTCTGAATAAGAGAGGCAACCGTGGAAAAACTGGGATCTGGTGCCACTACCACAGGAAGACCAGAGCCTTCCAGAAGCTTTAAAGCCGCTTCTTCAATCGGTTGTGGAAGCAGTACATACCAGCTTTCTCGACCCATTAAACATCCCCATCCATTTATCTAAGATACCTTCCACCACACACATCCAATGTAATGCCTGTAATGTAGCTCGCGTCATCAGAGGCCAGAAAAACCACTGCCCTCGCTATTTCTTCGGGTGTTCCCAACCTTCTAAGTGGTATCTCCGATAGGACTTTTTGCTTTTCTTCTTCACTTTTACTCTCCCACAGAGATTTAACACGATCACCCGTCAAGGTTACCGTAGGCGCAACAGCATTTACTCTAATTCCAAAAGGACCCCAATCGTGCGCCAATTGACGGGTTAAACCCTCTACGCCCGCTTTTGCTGCAGCGTAATGAACGCCGGCCAAGGATGCGTACCAATGTCCCGCAAGAGCTGAAATGTTTACAATAACCCCCCGTCGATTTTTCGCCATAATAGGAATAATGGCCTGACACATAAAAAACGCACCCTTGAGATTCACATCAAGCACGAGATTCCAGTGTTTCTCCTCGATCTCCTCGAGTTTATAAGGGGTATGAAGTGCGCCACCCGCGTTATTAACAAGAATATCAACGGTACCCCAGACATTACAAAGGTAGTTAACCATTTCTTGGACTTCCGGTTTCTTAGTCACATCGGCTTTTTTTCCTACCACAGAACCCGGAAATTCCTGACCAAGACTCTCTACAGCTGCACTAATGAGATCGTCCTTAACGTCGTTGATCATGACTTTTGCTCCCTCTCGGAGTAACTCTCGTGCAATAACATATCCCATTCCCTGTGCTGCACCTGTTACCAGGGCTACACGACCATCAAGCTTGCCCATAGCTATCCATCCTCCTAGATAGGGGACTCAACAACAGGGCCCAAAAACTTAGGCCCTGTTGTTGAACTGACGTTTCTCGGGTGGAACTACTATGTTGAACTTCTTGACTTCCTCAATAAACTTGGCCAATGCCTCACCAGCGATTTCGAAGTACTTCAGCCCCTTTTCCTTACTCGCTCTCAAAGGGTTACCAATAGTAGCAGTATCAGAATATTCGTGGTGCTCCATGGGCACCCAAATATTTTCCGATCCAAGGAAGGTCACAAACCCCGATCCATCGTGTTTACTAAACGCAGGCCCCATCCAGTAAGGAGCGTGAGCTCTATCGGGCTTAGCCTTACTCATGTCAACTGTACCTTCATCC
This Candidatus Caldatribacterium sp. DNA region includes the following protein-coding sequences:
- a CDS encoding hydroxyacid dehydrogenase, which produces MGRESWYVLLPQPIEEAALKLLEGSGLPVVVAPDPSFSTVASLIQKARAIILRTGIKITRDLIERADDLWIISRTGTGVDNVDIQAATERGIIVTSNTGVNATTVAEHTLSLILALLKQLFLLDREVRKGNFGIRYKNYPQDVAGKVLGIVGFGRIGQILARYFYTMSLTRVLAYDPFLPEERKKEFIHFVSFVGLEEVFKNADIVSIHVPLNENTRNMISWKQLSLMKRRAYLVNVSRGGVVNEQDLVRALREGVIAGAGIDVFEQEPVDPGNPLLQMDNVILTPHAAALTKECVARMAIEAVRRVIALFNNYIPDNVVNPEVLKMEKWKHLRERSEGE
- a CDS encoding SDR family oxidoreductase translates to MGKLDGRVALVTGAAQGMGYVIARELLREGAKVMINDVKDDLISAAVESLGQEFPGSVVGKKADVTKKPEVQEMVNYLCNVWGTVDILVNNAGGALHTPYKLEEIEEKHWNLVLDVNLKGAFFMCQAIIPIMAKNRRGVIVNISALAGHWYASLAGVHYAAAKAGVEGLTRQLAHDWGPFGIRVNAVAPTVTLTGDRVKSLWESKSEEEKQKVLSEIPLRRLGTPEEIARAVVFLASDDASYITGITLDVCGGRYLR